AAAATCTTACAAAGCTTTGATCCTGCACTGCCTAATGACCTTGCAGTCTATTTCGGATTATTAGAGATGCAAAATTTGAAGGTACGAAGTACCATGACCGGTGATGGCGCAGATGAGCTTTTTGCGGGATATTCATATATGAAAAATATATCACCGCTTGATGAATATATCGCATATATGGCTACAAAGATGTCTTTCAGCTCGAACATGCTATGTGACCATTTCGGGATTACATTATCGCAATCATTTATTGCTGAAGAAGTAAAAGAATATGCGCTTACGATCCCAACGTCACTGAAGATACGAGAAGAAGATGGTGTGGAGCACGGTAAATGGATATTGCGTAAAGCGTTTGAAGATATGTATCCACGAGAATGTATCTGGCAGAGCAAACGGCCATGTGAATACGGTTCAGGGATGACAAAATTATGCGATATCATAACATCTTTTATTACAAACGATGATTTTGAGAAAAAACAAAAAGAATACAATGTGAAATTTTATAATAAAGAACATCTATATTATTACGAGATATATAAAGAGGTTGTTGGTGAAGTGCCGCAACCAAAAGAAAATGAAGTCCCGTGCAATGGTTGCGGTGCTGGAGTTGAAACTCAAGCGTCACATTGTCGCGTGTGTGGATGGGTAGGTAATAAATATGCCTAAAATAGCTTCGCTATTACTAATACTAACGATATGTGCACTTAACTGTCATGGGTATGCAGCGGAAAACAAAATTCCTCAAAGGATTGTTTCGTTAGGGCCGTTTATTACTGAAGAGATATATCTTTTGGGTGCAGAAGATTCCTTGGTAGGGTGCACAACGTACTGTATTAAGCCTGAAGCGGCGAAGAAAAAAGAAAAAGTGGGAACCATACTTGAAGTGAACCTTGAGAAAGTTGTCAGTCTCAATCCTGACCTTGTATTGGCGACGAGGTTAACGGATCCGCATATCACAAAAAGGTTAGAAGATGTCGGTATACCTGTGAAGCGATTTACCTTAGCGAAAAATTTTAATGAGATGTGTGATCATTTTCTTGAGATAGGACGAATAACCGGTAAGGAAAAGAAATCACAAGAGATTATAAATGTGGTTAGAGAGAAAGTTGATGCGATAAAGAGTAAAGTAACGAAGTTACCAAAGCCGAAAGTGTTTGTGCAGGTTGGTGCGCGACCACTTTTTACTGCCCCAAAAGATTCTTTTGTAAATACCTATATTGAATATGCGGGTGGTGATAATATTGCGCATGATGCCATAGTTGGTTTTTATAATCGTGAAGAAGTTATAAAAAGGAATCCTGATATCATCATTATTATTACTATGGGTGTAGTGGGTGAGGAAGAAAAAGCTAATTGGCAAAAATATCATACTATTAACGCAGTAAAGAATAAGAGAATAGTTATTATTGATTCATACAAAATTGGAAGTCCTACGCCGATCAGTTTTGCTAAAACATTAGAAGAGATGGTCTCATTGATCCATCCGGATAAAGAGTAAGGGTATATGAAAAGAGATAAAGCGCAGTGGACACTATGGATACTAGGTTTAAGCGTGATGGTGCTTCTTGTATCGTTCTTTTCTCTTTCGATTGGAGCGGTACATATCCCACTCAAGAAAATATTCGGGATGTTTACGGGAGCTCAAGACCCGTCTATTTCAATTATTCTTTTTGATATTCGTCTTCCTAGAATAGTTCTAGGATGTGCTGTTGGCGGCGCGCTTGCGTTGTCGGGCGTTATTTTACAGGGCATGTTTCGTAATCCGTTAGTAGAACCCTATACATTAGGAATAGCAGGCGGTGCAGCACTCGGTGTTAGCATTAATGTTATGGCAAATTTCTATCACACGATAGGTATTATTGCTTATCCTTTATGCGGTTTCGTAGGGTCGATAGCGGTTGTAGCGATAATGTATATATTAAGCATGAAGAAAAACATGCTTCGTATACAGGGATTGCTTTTAACCGGGGTTATGATAAGTTTTATCTGTTCATCACTCATTATGCTTATAATGGCACTTTCAAAAGCAGAAGATCTGCAGCGTATTGTTTACTGGATGATGGGTTTTTTAGGGGATGCACAGTGGAATCTTGTTCTTATGATGGGTGTTATAGCGCTTCTAGGACTAGCTGCTTCATACATATTTTGTATTGACCTTAATGCTATGGCCCTTGGAGAGGAAGAGGCGCGTCACCTTGGAGTGCATACTGAACGGACAAAAAAAATTCTATTCTTTATTGCCGCTATTCTTATTGGCGCGAGTGTTTCTGTTACCGGTATTATTGGTTTTGTAGGGCTTGTTGTGCCGCATTTTGTGCGTTTGGTAATAGGAAGAGATCACAGAATATTGCTTATTTGTTCATTCTTATGTGGCGCGGGATTTTTGGTTTTTTGTGATACCTTTGCGCGAATAATTGTTTCACCTATTGAATTACCTGTCGGAGTGATAACCGGTATTTGTGGCGGTACGCTCTTTATATATGCAATGTTAAAAAGGCGGGTGCAGTTATGAGTACAGTTCTATCAGTAAAGAATATTGAATGCGGATATGATGCATTTAGGCTAAAAGATATTACCTTTAATGTTTGTAAAGGTGAGATACTGGGGATTATCGGGCCAAACGGATCGGGAAAAACAACACTCCTTCGCGCAATTTCAAACGAATTGCCATTGGGTAAAGGATCGATAACCTTATTTGATCGCGATGTAACGGTGCTGGGTCATAAGGAGCGTGCACGACAGGTTGCAGTTGTATCACAAAATCAGTTAATACCGGCAATGACAGTCGAGGAATTGGTGCTTTTGGGTCGATATCCGTATAATAATTCCTTTCAATTTTATGAGTCTAAAAAAGATATTGAGATCGCAGAGCATGCGATGAAGATTACCGATACACTCAAGTTTAAAGATAGATA
This is a stretch of genomic DNA from Candidatus Ancaeobacter aquaticus. It encodes these proteins:
- a CDS encoding asparagine synthase C-terminal domain-containing protein; translation: MMIKKVRVLLEKSVNNHPAESILFSGGLDTAILAGINKTARLVTVGFESYSEDYAYAQKIAQCDDRNLHLKTVTVDEALSAIPLVIKILQSFDPALPNDLAVYFGLLEMQNLKVRSTMTGDGADELFAGYSYMKNISPLDEYIAYMATKMSFSSNMLCDHFGITLSQSFIAEEVKEYALTIPTSLKIREEDGVEHGKWILRKAFEDMYPRECIWQSKRPCEYGSGMTKLCDIITSFITNDDFEKKQKEYNVKFYNKEHLYYYEIYKEVVGEVPQPKENEVPCNGCGAGVETQASHCRVCGWVGNKYA
- a CDS encoding helical backbone metal receptor, which encodes MPKIASLLLILTICALNCHGYAAENKIPQRIVSLGPFITEEIYLLGAEDSLVGCTTYCIKPEAAKKKEKVGTILEVNLEKVVSLNPDLVLATRLTDPHITKRLEDVGIPVKRFTLAKNFNEMCDHFLEIGRITGKEKKSQEIINVVREKVDAIKSKVTKLPKPKVFVQVGARPLFTAPKDSFVNTYIEYAGGDNIAHDAIVGFYNREEVIKRNPDIIIIITMGVVGEEEKANWQKYHTINAVKNKRIVIIDSYKIGSPTPISFAKTLEEMVSLIHPDKE
- a CDS encoding iron ABC transporter permease, yielding MKRDKAQWTLWILGLSVMVLLVSFFSLSIGAVHIPLKKIFGMFTGAQDPSISIILFDIRLPRIVLGCAVGGALALSGVILQGMFRNPLVEPYTLGIAGGAALGVSINVMANFYHTIGIIAYPLCGFVGSIAVVAIMYILSMKKNMLRIQGLLLTGVMISFICSSLIMLIMALSKAEDLQRIVYWMMGFLGDAQWNLVLMMGVIALLGLAASYIFCIDLNAMALGEEEARHLGVHTERTKKILFFIAAILIGASVSVTGIIGFVGLVVPHFVRLVIGRDHRILLICSFLCGAGFLVFCDTFARIIVSPIELPVGVITGICGGTLFIYAMLKRRVQL
- a CDS encoding ABC transporter ATP-binding protein translates to MSTVLSVKNIECGYDAFRLKDITFNVCKGEILGIIGPNGSGKTTLLRAISNELPLGKGSITLFDRDVTVLGHKERARQVAVVSQNQLIPAMTVEELVLLGRYPYNNSFQFYESKKDIEIAEHAMKITDTLKFKDRYLDQMSGGEKQLVYIARALAQEPRLLILDEPTTFLDITHQVTLLDLVRRLNREMGITVIMVLHDLNLAGEYCQRLVLMNEGAVHITGNPDEVLDYQTIEEVYKTVVVVNKNPITNKPYVLIVPEEAR